A genomic region of Limnohabitans curvus contains the following coding sequences:
- the hrpA gene encoding ATP-dependent RNA helicase HrpA gives MAAMQAHQVVIVCGETGSGKTTQLPKMALALGRGQGRELGPNPKPGQRKQIIGHTQPRRIAASSVAKRIAEELNTPLGDVVGFKVRFQDRLSKDASVKLMTDGILLAETQNDPLLKAYDTIIIDEAHERSLNIDFLLGYLREILPRRPDLKIIVTSATIDADRFAQHFASAKGPAPVLMVSGRTFPVEMRYRPFEESRDYDLNNAIADGVDELWSNPSQQGDILVFLPGEREIREAADHLRAHLSHSPVMRSAEVLPLFARLSSAEQDRVFDTRGGRRIVLATNVAETSLTVPGIRYVIDAGNARVKRYSWRSKVEQLMVEPISQAAANQRAGRCGRVANGICIRLYDEVDFNGRSRFTDPEILRSSLAGVILRMKALHLGNVEQFPFLEAPRPKAIADGYQLLSELGAVDDDNELTPMGRELSKLPLDPRVGRMILEARDRNALDEVLVIASALSVQDVRDRPMEAQAAADQAHAKFDDDRSEFSGYLNLWKWLENSRGGKNNEHKLSNRQYEALLRQNFINVRRVREWRDTHSQLLTVVTEHKWRLNTLPASYEQLHLSMLAGLLGNVGCKLEPAAGQTSSNEYLGARSIKFYPHPGAHLRKKPGRWVVVAELVETTRLFGRGIAAIEPQWLEQVGSHLLKKQLLDPHWEKKAGEVKALERATLYGLVAYNGRRVSYSKVDLAGAREIFIREALVAGELDTKLPFLAANQKLIAQVEELEHKSRRQDVLVDDALIYAFYDQQLPAEVCGLVTLETWYRDEVKRQPKLLHLTREELMRHQAAGITTQAFPKTLRLGGVDCAADYLHEPGDAKDGLTVTVPLFVLNQVSEERAEWLVPGMLNQKIHALLKTLHQRPRSRLVPLPDSAARLTEALSSDVAFGAGPLVDALLKLVRDATQVDVKRADFKLDMLAPHLFMNFRVVDEHGRQLGHGRNLGALKAELGSQARGAFQALAALKGVGTLSAGAGVDGAAALADGEPRVPHASQKSSPAAPHQPTPSGRVASVAASAAQRYTSWTFGELPELMEITKGNQTLIGFPALVDVGDAVSIEVFDEPEVAATKHRAGLRRLFAMQIKDALKYLEKNLPDLQKMSVAYMMVGKSPDGSGGGTAEELKQQILDVALDRAFLLDPLPTSEADFKRRLDEGRGRLTLIANEVARLAATVLTEFAAANRKVKDTKISPDSVADAAQQLQRLVGKRFITDTPFAQLQHFARYLKAVVLRLDKLRADPARDAAKLAELKPLEQKYWRLVAERKGVTDARMQEFRWLLEELRVSFFAQELRTPQPVSVKRLDKAWQHLSY, from the coding sequence ATGGCTGCCATGCAGGCCCACCAAGTGGTCATCGTGTGTGGTGAAACGGGCTCTGGCAAAACCACGCAGCTGCCCAAAATGGCGCTGGCTCTGGGGCGCGGTCAAGGTAGGGAGCTGGGGCCCAACCCCAAGCCAGGCCAACGCAAACAAATCATTGGCCACACCCAGCCGCGCCGCATTGCCGCCAGCTCGGTGGCCAAGCGCATTGCCGAAGAGCTGAACACGCCCTTGGGCGATGTGGTGGGTTTCAAGGTGCGCTTTCAAGACAGGCTGAGCAAAGACGCCTCGGTCAAGTTGATGACCGACGGTATCTTGTTGGCCGAAACGCAAAACGACCCGCTGCTCAAGGCCTACGACACCATCATCATTGACGAGGCCCACGAGCGCAGCCTGAACATCGACTTCCTTCTGGGCTATTTGCGCGAAATCTTGCCGCGCAGGCCGGACCTAAAAATCATCGTCACCTCGGCCACGATTGATGCGGATCGTTTTGCGCAACACTTCGCCTCGGCCAAAGGCCCAGCCCCAGTGTTGATGGTCTCGGGCCGCACCTTCCCCGTGGAGATGCGTTACCGCCCTTTCGAAGAAAGCCGTGACTACGACCTGAACAACGCCATCGCCGACGGCGTGGACGAGCTGTGGAGCAACCCGTCGCAGCAGGGCGACATCTTGGTGTTCTTGCCCGGTGAGCGCGAGATTCGCGAAGCGGCAGACCACCTGCGCGCCCACCTGAGCCACTCGCCTGTGATGCGCAGCGCCGAAGTGCTGCCGCTGTTCGCCCGACTGTCCAGCGCCGAGCAAGACCGTGTGTTTGACACCCGTGGCGGGCGCCGCATTGTGTTGGCCACCAACGTGGCCGAAACCTCGCTGACGGTGCCCGGCATTCGCTACGTGATTGATGCGGGCAACGCCCGCGTCAAGCGCTACAGCTGGCGCAGCAAGGTGGAGCAGTTGATGGTCGAGCCCATCAGCCAAGCCGCCGCCAACCAACGCGCAGGCCGATGCGGCCGCGTGGCCAACGGCATTTGCATTCGCCTGTACGACGAGGTGGACTTCAACGGCCGTTCGCGCTTTACCGACCCCGAAATTTTGCGTTCATCGCTGGCGGGGGTGATCTTGCGCATGAAGGCGCTGCACTTGGGCAACGTGGAGCAGTTCCCGTTCTTGGAGGCGCCGCGCCCCAAAGCCATCGCCGACGGTTACCAACTCTTGAGCGAACTCGGCGCGGTGGACGACGACAACGAACTCACGCCCATGGGCCGCGAGCTGTCCAAATTGCCCCTCGACCCCCGCGTGGGCCGCATGATTTTGGAAGCGCGTGACCGCAACGCCTTAGACGAAGTCTTGGTCATCGCCTCGGCCTTGAGCGTGCAAGACGTGCGCGACCGCCCGATGGAAGCGCAAGCCGCTGCCGATCAAGCCCACGCCAAGTTTGACGACGACCGCAGCGAATTCAGCGGCTACCTCAACCTCTGGAAATGGCTCGAAAACTCACGCGGTGGCAAAAATAACGAGCACAAGCTGAGCAACCGCCAATACGAAGCGCTGTTGCGCCAAAACTTCATCAACGTGCGTCGTGTGCGCGAATGGCGCGACACCCACTCGCAGTTGCTGACCGTGGTGACGGAGCACAAGTGGCGCCTGAACACCTTGCCCGCCAGCTACGAGCAATTGCATTTGTCCATGCTGGCAGGCCTGCTGGGCAACGTGGGCTGCAAGCTCGAACCCGCTGCGGGACAAACCAGCAGCAACGAATATCTGGGCGCACGCAGCATCAAGTTTTACCCGCACCCTGGCGCGCATTTGCGCAAGAAGCCTGGGCGCTGGGTGGTGGTGGCCGAGTTGGTCGAGACCACGCGTTTGTTTGGCCGTGGCATTGCCGCCATCGAGCCGCAGTGGTTGGAGCAAGTGGGCAGCCATTTGCTGAAAAAGCAATTGCTCGACCCGCATTGGGAAAAGAAAGCGGGCGAAGTCAAAGCGCTAGAACGCGCCACCTTGTACGGCTTGGTGGCCTACAACGGCCGCCGCGTCAGCTACAGCAAAGTGGACTTGGCGGGTGCCCGCGAAATCTTCATTCGCGAAGCCTTGGTGGCGGGCGAGCTCGACACCAAGCTGCCGTTCTTGGCGGCCAATCAAAAGCTCATTGCGCAAGTGGAAGAGCTGGAACACAAGTCGCGCCGCCAAGACGTGTTGGTCGACGACGCGCTGATTTACGCCTTTTACGACCAGCAGTTGCCCGCCGAGGTGTGCGGCTTGGTGACGCTGGAAACTTGGTACCGCGACGAGGTGAAACGCCAGCCCAAACTGCTGCACCTCACCCGCGAAGAGCTGATGCGTCACCAAGCCGCAGGCATCACCACGCAAGCGTTTCCGAAGACGCTGCGCCTTGGCGGTGTGGACTGCGCGGCCGACTATTTGCACGAACCCGGCGACGCCAAAGATGGCCTGACCGTGACCGTGCCGTTGTTTGTGCTGAACCAAGTGAGCGAAGAGCGCGCCGAGTGGCTGGTGCCGGGCATGCTGAACCAAAAAATTCATGCCTTGCTCAAAACCCTGCACCAACGGCCCCGCTCGCGTTTGGTGCCTTTGCCTGACAGCGCCGCCCGCTTGACCGAGGCCTTGTCGTCTGACGTGGCGTTTGGCGCTGGCCCGTTGGTGGACGCCTTGCTCAAGCTGGTGCGCGACGCCACCCAAGTGGACGTGAAGCGCGCCGACTTCAAACTCGACATGCTGGCCCCGCACCTGTTCATGAACTTTCGGGTGGTGGACGAACACGGGCGTCAGTTGGGCCACGGCCGCAACTTGGGCGCGTTGAAAGCCGAGTTGGGCAGCCAAGCGCGTGGCGCGTTTCAGGCGTTGGCGGCTTTGAAAGGTGTGGGCACTTTGAGTGCTGGTGCGGGCGTTGACGGAGCTGCGGCGTTGGCTGATGGGGAGCCGCGGGTTCCTCATGCCTCACAGAAATCGTCACCCGCGGCTCCCCATCAGCCAACACCTTCTGGTCGTGTGGCGTCTGTTGCTGCGTCTGCTGCTCAGCGTTACACCAGCTGGACTTTTGGCGAGCTGCCCGAGTTGATGGAGATCACCAAAGGCAACCAAACCCTCATTGGCTTTCCGGCCTTGGTGGATGTGGGCGATGCCGTGTCCATCGAGGTGTTTGACGAGCCCGAAGTGGCCGCCACCAAACACCGCGCGGGCCTTCGTCGCTTGTTTGCCATGCAGATCAAAGACGCGCTCAAGTACTTGGAGAAAAACTTGCCCGACCTGCAAAAAATGTCGGTCGCGTACATGATGGTCGGCAAGTCGCCTGACGGCTCAGGCGGCGGCACTGCCGAAGAGTTGAAACAACAAATTTTGGACGTGGCCTTGGACCGAGCCTTCTTGCTCGACCCACTCCCAACAAGCGAGGCCGATTTCAAACGCCGCCTCGACGAAGGCCGTGGCCGACTCACCCTCATTGCCAACGAAGTGGCCCGCTTGGCCGCCACCGTGTTGACCGAGTTTGCCGCGGCCAACCGCAAAGTCAAAGACACCAAAATCAGCCCCGACAGCGTGGCCGACGCCGCCCAGCAACTGCAACGCTTGGTGGGCAAACGCTTCATCACCGACACCCCATTTGCCCAACTGCAACACTTCGCCCGCTACCTCAAGGCCGTGGTGCTGCGCCTCGATAAACTGCGCGCCGACCCCGCACGCGACGCCGCCAAACTGGCCGAACTCAAACCGCTGGAGCAAAAGTATTGGCGCTTGGTGGCCGAGCGCAAAGGCGTGACCGATGCGCGCATGCAAGAGTTCAGGTGGTTACTGGAAGAGCTGCGCGTGAGCTTCTTCGCGCAAGAGCTGCGCACGCCGCAGCCGGTGAGTGTCAAGCGGCTGGATAAGGCTTGGCAGCACTTGAGTTATTGA
- the argA gene encoding amino-acid N-acetyltransferase, with the protein MSAVFDFTFVPWFRSVAPYIHMHRGKTFVVGIAGEAIAAGKLPNLAQDLALIQSMGVRIVLVHGFRPQVNEQLAAKGHAPHYSHGMRITDGVALDCAQEAAGQLRFEIEAAFSQALPNTPMAGATVRVISGNFITARPVGILDGIDFQHSGLVRKVDVAGITQTLTAGSMVLISPFGFSPTGEAFNLTMEEVATSVATALQADKLLFVTETPGIRIRPMEPESEDNPIDTELPLDAAKQLLATLPHTTDPSDIAFYLQHCVKACETGVERSHILPFAVDGSLLLEVYMHDGIGTMVVDEKLESLREATHEDVGGILQLIEPFEKDGTLVKRDRNEIERDVGQYTVIEHDGVIFACAALYPYPEAQTAEMAALTVSPQSQGQGDGEKVLKRIEQRARNKGLKSIFVLTTRTKHWFLKRGFVQVDPDWLPEARKRKYNTDRRSLVLVKKL; encoded by the coding sequence ATGTCCGCCGTTTTTGACTTCACCTTTGTGCCTTGGTTCCGTTCGGTCGCGCCCTACATTCACATGCATCGCGGCAAGACCTTTGTCGTTGGCATCGCGGGCGAGGCCATTGCGGCAGGCAAGCTGCCCAACTTGGCGCAAGACTTGGCCCTCATCCAAAGCATGGGCGTGCGCATTGTGTTGGTTCACGGCTTTCGCCCACAGGTGAACGAGCAGCTGGCCGCCAAAGGCCATGCGCCCCATTACTCACACGGCATGCGCATCACCGACGGTGTGGCCCTCGACTGTGCGCAAGAAGCCGCAGGTCAACTGCGCTTTGAGATTGAGGCCGCTTTCAGCCAAGCCCTGCCCAACACGCCCATGGCGGGCGCCACGGTGCGCGTGATTTCTGGCAACTTCATCACCGCCCGCCCTGTGGGCATCTTGGACGGCATCGACTTTCAACATTCGGGCCTGGTGCGCAAGGTGGATGTGGCGGGCATCACCCAAACCCTCACCGCGGGTTCGATGGTGCTCATCTCGCCGTTTGGCTTCTCACCCACGGGCGAAGCGTTCAACCTGACCATGGAAGAAGTCGCCACATCGGTGGCCACCGCTTTGCAAGCGGACAAACTGCTGTTTGTGACCGAAACACCGGGCATTCGCATTCGCCCCATGGAGCCAGAGAGCGAAGACAACCCCATCGACACCGAACTGCCTTTGGACGCCGCCAAACAACTGCTGGCCACCCTGCCCCACACCACAGACCCCTCCGATATTGCGTTTTACTTGCAGCATTGCGTGAAGGCCTGCGAGACGGGCGTGGAACGTAGCCACATCTTGCCGTTTGCGGTGGATGGCTCGCTGCTGCTGGAGGTGTACATGCATGACGGCATTGGCACCATGGTGGTCGACGAGAAACTGGAAAGCCTGCGCGAAGCCACGCATGAAGATGTGGGCGGCATCTTGCAACTGATTGAGCCGTTTGAAAAAGACGGCACCTTGGTCAAGCGTGACCGCAACGAGATTGAACGCGATGTCGGCCAATACACCGTCATCGAACATGACGGCGTGATCTTCGCCTGCGCAGCGCTCTACCCCTACCCTGAAGCCCAAACGGCGGAGATGGCGGCACTGACTGTGTCACCCCAATCGCAAGGCCAAGGCGATGGCGAAAAGGTGCTCAAGCGCATCGAACAACGCGCCCGCAACAAAGGCCTCAAGAGCATTTTTGTGTTGACCACGCGCACCAAGCACTGGTTCTTGAAACGCGGCTTTGTACAGGTTGATCCCGACTGGTTGCCCGAGGCACGCAAACGCAAATACAACACCGACCGCAGGAGCTTGGTCTTGGTGAAAAAGCTGTAA